tttttgttgtttttattttttgagacagggtcttgctctgtcacccaggctggagtacagtggcacaatcatagctcactgcagcctcgacctcctgggctcaagtgattctctgatctcagcctcccaagtagccgggaccatGCCCGGCgaaatttcattttactttttgtagagacaaagtctccctatgttgcccaggctggtctcaaactcctgggatcaagtgatcatcgctccttggccccccaaagtgttgcgattacaggcatgagccaccacaccctgcctcaaCAAATAGTTTTGAGCCCCTATTGTGCATCAAGCTAGATACTGGGGATATAGAGGTGAACTGAACAGGTGTTCTGTGGAGCTTAGAGTCTAGTAGAAAGCAGTCAGCAAACACAGAGTCACATAAAAGTAGTataaaatgtggccaggcacggtggctcacacctgtaatcccagcactttgggaggctgaggcgggcagatcacctgaggagtttgagaccagcctggccaacatggtgaaacctcatctctactaaaaaaaaaaaaaaatacaaaaaaattagctgagtgcacctgtaatcccagctacttgggaggctgaggcaggaaaatcgcctgacccaggaggcggaggttgcagtgagacaagatcgtgccattgcactccagcctgggcgacaatagcgaaactctgtctcaaaaaaaaaaaaaaaaaaagtataaaatgtgaTGAATGCCAGGAAGGAAAATGACTGCTCATAGAATCCAATTTTGGTCATTTGTGGGGTAGGTGGGAACAAGGTGGGGATATGCAGAAATAACCTTTAAACTGAGACCTAAAGGACAGAAAGATGAGAGCTCCCCTTGGCACACTTTCCCTTGCCTTGGTTTTTTCAATTCTCAGGTATTTCTGAAGCATCTACTCCAGGCCTTCCTCTGTCGTAGGCACTGTGAGGGATATGAGAAAAATAACAGCACAAGGTCCCTGTCCCTAGTATGTCTGGGAGGCAAAGACATCCCAGGCCAAACTTATGAATGATGCAAGGCAATAGATAATGGCAAAAGAGGAAGAGGCAATTCAAAGCATAGCACATCAGGACTTCTGGGAGGGAAAGGCAAGGTCAGCAGGAGTTTCCTGGCCCTAGAGAATGAGAGGAGTTTGGACACGCAAAGAGGAGGCAGAAATGGGCTCTGGGGGAGAAGGAGCACACTGTATTGGTGGAGGACAGAGAGGGTCAGTAGCTGGAGCATTGGGCCAAGCAATAGGAGATGAGTTAGAAGACAGCAAGCTTTGGATGCCCTGCAGGCAATGGGGAGCTAGTGAATATTCTTGAGGAATTGAGGGAGTGGTATGTTGTTCTGAAGAGGTGACTCCCACAATGCATGAGGCATTGTGCATTGGAAGACTAGACTGACCAGCAGATAATCTGCTTGGCCCACTGGGGTTCACTGAGAAGGCTATTCAGGCATCAGGTTAAAGTGTCAATCCTTTGGGAGAAGTAACCAGGATGATGTTATCACAGAGTGTCAGATCCTTTCCAGCTGTGACTTCAAATTGGTTCCTGTAAAAGAGACACATTGTAGGAGTGTTTTAACAGGAAGGAGGGATGATGGCTGAGGAGCTAGGGCATAGGCCTTGCAGGGTTGCTTCAAATGATTGAGGTGATAAACTTGAATTCCCACTCCAGTTTTGACAATAATTGACGTGTGGTTTTGGGCAAGCAACTTCTTAGCTCTTCATTTGCAAAGTGAGGTTAGGTAGCCCTAGGGCTTAGCCAAGaacttggcacacagtaagcacttaataaatagtatttttatttatttcatcgtTAATAATTCATTAGTCCTTTCTAAGGATTAATCTGAGGTTCTCAAATGCTTTGAAACTCTCATCTCAGAATCTTGCCTTGTCCTTGGTATCTGGGCAAGATTCATGACTAGGTCTGGGCCTCTCTCAGATtccttgtggttttttttttttttttgagatggagtctcgctctgtcgccaggctagagtgctgtggcgtgatctcggctcactgcaacttccaactccctggttcaagggattctcctgcctctgcctcccaagtagctgggattacaggcatgcgccaccacgcccagctaatttttgtatttttagtagagatggggtttcactatgttggccgggatggtctcgatctcctgacctcgtgatccacctgccttggcctcccaaagtgctgggattacaggcaggagccaccatgcccagccagattccCTGTTTTAAAATCCTGGGATATTTGCCTCTGGGCCATTCCTGAACTAAGAACAAAAGCAGTCTGGAAGAAAAATGTCTTCATGATTTGAGAAGCTACCAAGAGCCAAGTTGAAGGTAATTTTAAACAAACAGGCATAGTTCATTTCATAGATATAGCATTCCTAAAAAGGTGTGTGCAATATGGCATTTTCCTAAATAGAATTCCATTTTCAGCATCCTGGAGGAGTTCATTCTTTTAAGAAACTCTGCAAGGAAATCCTTTTAAATGTTGCATCTTGGATGTTGGGCCATGTGCAATTTCCCATGTGGGACAGGAAACCTGTCCTAGAAAGAACTGCTCCTCTGCTCACACACATCCATGTGTTCAGACACACACTTGTGCAGTTTGCACTCATAGACACCCATAGGCACCTGGAAATGGTTCCTCTCCTGCTCACAGTGCCCTCACACTCTTGTCAATGTGAGTGCATGTACACTCATGTGTGCACACGCATGCGCTAACATGcacagacacatgtacacatgctcTTGTTGGCAGCCTTGTGTACTTCCAAAGGAGCTGCACACTAGGAGCAGAGCACCAGGATCTGTTTCTCCAGGGAACAGCTGTAGCTTATCCATTAGAACACAAAATCCAAGGCCAGAGTGGGGCCTCTGCTCACTTAAGCCTGCAGAGAAAGCCCTGTATCCAGtatctttatttgaaaatgttcccTCCAATCACTAGTGGAATAATGGATTCTGCCATAGATAACTTCTCCAAAAGCAAAGCCTGGTGGAAGGGTAGGTTTCCATTCTTCCTTTCACAGGGTGTTTTTGAGCGCTCAGGGCAGTGTCCTAGGCAGTATCTAGGCAGGTAGGTACAGAGGGTACAATAATGAACAAGTCGATATCCCTTCTGCTCCCACAGAGCTCATAGCTCATTGGGGATTGTTGGTCTTCTAATGCCATAACAAAATCCCACCAACTTAGAGCCTTAGAACAGCACCCAtttaaggctgggcatagtggctcatgcctgtaatcccagcactttgggaggccgaggcgggcggatcatgaggtcaggagatcgagaccatctggctaacatggtgaaatcccatctctgctaaaaatacaaaaagttagtcaggtgtggtggcaggcgcctgtagtcccagctattcgggaggctgaggcaggagaatggcatgaaccagggaggcagagcttgcagtgagccaagatcgcgccactgcactccagcctaggcgacagagcaagactcagtctcaaaaacaacaacaacaacaacaacgacaaaaacaGAACAGCACCCATTTAGTATTTCACAGCTCTGTAGATGACAGGTCCAGGTCAGCTTGGCAGGTTTCTCTGCTCAGGCTTTTATAAGGGTGATATCAAGGTGGTAGCCGCTGGGATCCTCTCCAGGGCTCTGggaagaatccacttccaagGTCATTCGGTTGTTGCCAGAATCCAGTTCCTTGTGATTGTAAGAGTGAGGTTCCTGgctccttgctggctgtcagctggggacCACTCTTAGCTCCTTGCATGTGGGCTCCTCCATCTCAGAGCCAATAGTGACCAGTCAAATCCTTCTCATGCTTGGAATCTGACTTCCCTTTCTACTGCCTCCAGGTGGAGGAAATTCTCTGCTTTTAAGAGCTCACATGATCAGATTAGATTGTGCCTGCCTGGATACTCAAGGATACTCTCCCTATTTtactttgtgtatttattttttccttttttttaaattttctctttttttttttttttttttgagatggagtttcactcttgttgcccaggctggagagcaatggcgtgatcttggctcactgcaacctctgcctcccaggttcaagcaattctcctgcctcagcctcccaagtagctgggattacaggcatgcaccaccatacttggataattttgtatttttagtagagacaggggtttctccatgttggccaggctggtctcaaactcctgacctcaggtgatccacccacctcggcctcccaatatgctgggattacaggtgtgagccactatgcccagcctactcgccctttttaattttactttatttttatttttatttttatttttttggagacagagtctcactctgtcacccaggctggagtgcagtgatgcgacctcagctcactgcaacctctgcctcccaggttcaagcaattctcctgcctcagcctcccaagtagctgggattacaggctcgtgccaccacacccagctaatttttgtatttttagtagagacggggtttcaccatgttggccaggctggtcttgaactcctgacctcaggtgatccacctgcttcagcctcccaaagtgctgggattacaggtgtgagccactgcgcccggcctactctCTCTATTTTAAAGTCCAGAACTTTAATCACATCTGTGAAGTCCCTGTAGCCATATAACAAAACAtcttcacaggttccagggactgGAGCATGGTTGTCTTTCGGGAGCTTGGAAGGGGAGATATTCTGTTTATCacaggaatatggaaaagaaatgtaatttttttttaaggcagagtctcactctgtcacccgggctggagtgcagtggcacgatctctccttactgcaacctctgcctctcaggttcaagcgattctcctgcctcagcctcctgagtagctgggattatgctgatgaactgggcacagtggctcacgcctgtaatcctagcactttgggaggctgaggtgggtggatcacctgaggtcaggagtttgagactagcctggccaacatggtgaaaccccagctgtactaaaaatacaaaaattagccgagcatggtggcaggcatctgtaatcccaggtacttggagggctgaggcaggaggcaggagaatcgcttgaacccaggaggcggaggttgcagtgagctgagatcacgtcattgcactccagcctggggaacaagagcgagactctatctcaaaaaaaaaaaaaaaaaaaaaaaaaaacccaaacaaaaacaaaaacaaacaaaaaatacacactgATAAACCGTAATAAAGGGAGTAAAAAGTTGCAATGAGAGCATGTAGCAGAGACACCAAACCCTTTTCAAGGAGATTGGTAAGGCACGTATGGCTTCCTAAAGGTTAACATCTAAGCTGAAATGTGAAGATGGGCTCAGAGTCAAAGAGTTAATGCTCCCAGACAGCACTGTGTTTACAGAAAGCTTGAGGGGGCTGTGCCCTCAGGGCTATATTTGTCTTGGTGCCATCAGTTTAGGTCTGAATTTCTGAGCAGgggcatcttttttcttttttatcacccaaagaaaatattttagaggcggagtctcactatgttaccctgTTTGGCCTCGAACTTGGGTCCAAGTAATCCTCCTCCTCAGTCACCTGAGCAgctgggaagagtagtggggCCTGGTAGGCCAAGTTTATCAGCAGGACAAAGCAGGACAGGGTGGAGCTCCTGGTGCTTAGTGCCCCAGCAGTGGCCACTCTGCAGTAGGCAGAGTTCATGGTCCCTGCATTAAGTTCCCAACCTGCCACCCACTTCCTGTGGCACCAGGGAGAATTTGTGACCTTCTCTCATTTTGCTTCTGAtgcttctccttttttattttttatagacactggtctcactgtgttgcttaggctggtctcaaacttctggactcaagcaatcctgcctcagccttccaaagtgctgggattataggtgttagccacagtgcccagccacttCTCCTTTTGAGGTGCTTTCCTTCCCCATCTTCCCATTTTTAGTTGATATTATTTTGAAGTAGGGCCTCAACGCAAAATTCTttagtttgttcattcattcatatgttCACCTATTAATTAAAACTACTatctattgagcacctaccacaTGCCCGGTACAGTGCTGTGGAGATACAGCAGATAACAAGGTACTGGGGGCCCCTGCCTCACTGTCTGAAGACAAGCTAAATGGAAATCTTTCAGCTAGAGTCCACAACCACTCATTCATGAAACTAAAAACATCTGTTCAAAACCTGTTGCTACATGCTGTGGTGTCCTTCCTCTCAGAGGGAAGCCAAAAGAACAGTGGTACTTACCACGGATTGAGCGCTACTTTGATACTATTATTGACATCCCCATTTCACACAGGAGGAAAATGGGGCAGATGGAGGTTTACCCAACATCGCTCAGCTCATAAGTTGCCAAGCCAGCATTTCAGTCAGGCATTCTGACCTACAGGAGTTGCCTGCTCTAACATTAGGGAGTTTATATGCCTGCCAGACACCAGGCATTGTGGAGGGCTTTATATAAGTCTTATCATTTAATTCTCCTAATAACCCTACCAAAGGGTGATATTTATTGCCACTTTAGAGATGCAGAAATTGAGGCTCCGGGAAGTACAGTACCTAGCCCCAAGATACATAGCCAGTGAGTGTCAGAGCTGGGCACTGAGCTCATTTCTGTCCAGCTCCTCTGCAGGAGAGAAGGAGCATGCAGACAGAAGAGGATTGAAGAGTCAGCCTTACAGAGAAAGGAGCCAgcggggagggagaggaaggtggGAGAATAAGATGTCCCCAGTGGATGAAGCCCAGCAGAGTTGACAGTAGAGGAGGTGTGAAGGATAAGGCCTGGAGGTGGCATCAGGATGGGAGACAACAGTTTTCTATGGGGAGTTGTGCTCAGAAGCCTGATTataggtggggcatggtggctcatgtctgtaatcccagcacgttgggaggccaaggcaggaggatagcttgaggccaggagtttgagcctagccttggcaacatgacgagactctgtccctacaaaaataaaaataaaaaaatacctaGGTGTGATGATGGtgtctgcagtctcagctacttgggaggctgaggtgggaggatcacttgaggagttggaggctgtagtgaggtatgatggtgccactgcactccagcctgggagacagagtaagaatctatctctaaaaataaataaatagggcggggcacagtggctcacgcctgtaatctagcactttgggaggcccaagaggtggatctcttgaggctcgttgttcaagaccagcttggccaacatggtgaaaccacatctctactaaaaatacaaaaattaaggccaggtgtggtggctcacacctgtaatcccagcactttgggaggccaaggagggcagatcacctgaggttgggagttcgagaccagcctgaccaacatggagaaaccccgtctctactaaaattacaaaattagccgggtgtggtggcacatgcctgtaatcccagctactcaggaggctgaagcaggagaatcgcttgaacctggaatgtggaggttgcagtgagccgagatcatgccattgcactccagcctgggcaacaagagtgaaactccgtctcaaaaaaaaaaaaaaaaaaaaattagccaggtgtggtcatatgcacctgtaatcccagctactcaggaggctgaggcaggagaatcacttgagcctaggaggcagaggttgcagtgagcccactgcattccagcctgggcgacagagcaagactctgtctccaataaatgaataaaataaataaataggctgggcgcggtggctcatgcctgtaatcccagcactttgggagcccgaggcgggtgaatcacctgaggtcaggaggtcgagaccagcctggccaacatggagaaacccccgtgtctactaaaaatacaaaaattagccgggtttggtggtgtgcacctgtagtcctagctactcgggaggctgaggcaggagaatcgcttgaacccgggaggtggaggttgcagtgagccaaaatcatgccactgcactctggcctgggtgacagagtgcgactctgtctccagaaaaacaaataaaataaatttaaaaaaaagcaaacacaataattaaaaaaaaaagaagttgattgTAAAGCACCAACCAAGCGGTGAGCAGTTTATGAGATGTGGAGGTCCCAATGTCAAGCAATGATTGTTTCCGAAGGAAACGTGAGAGGAAAGGGAGGACCCTTGAGAATGGGGAGACTCAAGCCTGTTTTTGACAAATGAGAAGGAGCCCAAACCAAAGCAGAAGCAGActgtgtgtgagtgcgtgtgtgcgGGGGAGGAGAGGGATGCACAGATTATATCCAGAGCATGGAAGGGCTCTCCTCAAAGACAAGGAGCTCTCTTTTTCTAAGACCAGAAGAAAGTAGGAAAGGTGGGTAAATCTACAGAGGTGTCCTTAGGCAGTAGAAGAGTGAAGTGATAGGATGATTTGTAAAATAGGGACCCCCGTCTTTGTCCTTTTCACCTCCCCACTGTGCTGAGGCAAGTTTGAGTTTCTTAGGACTGCCATAAGCAgtgaccacaaactgggtggcttaaaacaagaacCACTGACTCCACTGCAGTTGTTTTATTGGCTCACACTTCTcaaggtcagaagtctgaaatccaggtgttggagggttggtttcttctggatACTCTCAGGGAGAATCTGTGCTGGCGTCTCCCCTAGCTTCCGGTGGTGGCTGGCCATTCTTCACATTCCTCGGCTTGCAGCCGCATCACTtcagtctttgatccatcttgacatggcattttctctgtgtctctgcatCCAAATTTCCCTATTCtaataagaacaccagtcattggatgaGGACctgccctaatccagtatgacctcatttgaactagattacatctgcaaagaccctatttctaagtaagtcacattcacaggtactgggaATTAGGACTGgaacatatcttttgggggaacacaattcaaacCACTACAAGGGCGTGCCCCAGAAGGTATAAAATGCTGCAGAAGTACAAGGTCACACCAAGGTCATTGGCTAAAGGAATCCTAAAATTGGTCCgggtggtgactcacatctgtaattccagaactttgagggaccgaggcgggaggataacttgagtccaggagttcaagaccagcttgggcaatgtggcaagaccctgtgtctacaaaatattaaaaaaattagctaggtgtggtggcaagcacctatggtcccagctactcaggaggctgaggcaggatagttgcttgagcccaagaaattgaggctgcagtgagctgtgtttgccccactgcaatccagcctgggcgacagagcgagactctgtctcaaaaaaattttttttttttttttttttgagacagtcttgctctgtcacccaggctggtgtgcagtggtgcaatctcagctcactgcaacctccacctcctgggttcaagcaattctcatgcctcagcctcccaaacagctgggattacaggcatgcaccatcatgcctggctaaatttttgtattttggttagagatggggttttaccatgttggccaggctggtctccaactcctgagctcaggcaatccgcctacctcagcctcccaaagtgctgggattacaggcgtgagccacttcgcctggccaaaaaatatgCTTCTAACCATAAGCCAAATTAGTCTCCaacttttcctcttttccccttCCTCCACTTTCACCTTTCTTCCTCCAACTAGCTTTCTAGTTAATCCAGCTAAGAACACAGGTGCCAGATGAAAGGTGCCTGAAAGGTGACTGCCTTGCAGATGATTTAAGCTCTGGGGTTGCCCTAAGAGAAGTGGCGGCCAGAAAGAACTATATCTCATGAGCAGGAGTGGGAGGGAAGAGCCAGGGAGCCTGTCTGGAACCCTGATACTATGCAATGGCCAGCCTTCCACTCCCCTAAAACCTTGCTTAGCCATAAAGGGTCAGACTACCAGAGCAGGCAGGTATCTTTAAATAGTTCAGTTCTGCCATACTGGGGTCCATTTGGAGGCCTTAAAGAACTTGGTAACTCTATGGACCCCATcccagaaaaatatattcatatttatgttCACAAAAAAGTTGAGATCATGTCAAAAGCTTCATTGACATCCTTGAGCTTACTCATGAAGCCAAGGCTAAGAACCCCTGATATAATACATTCTCCCTCCACCATTTCTCCTGAGGACAAAACAGATCAGCAAGGGTTATTGGTTTGTTCCACCTTGTGCAGCTGCTTAGAGGGGAGTCCAAGTCCAAAGTGCAAATTCTGATACTCTTGTTCTTTCTACCATATAGTGAGTTCGTTTCCATAAATAAAAACGACTTCTCCCCTTGAAGAAGCAGACTAAGAAGACACTGCTTTTTGAGGGAAGAGAGGAGGCATGTGGCTGGGACTGGCAGTGTGGGTAGACAAAGTGCCTCCCACCCCCAGCGAGATCCACTCATTCCAACGCAGATATTTGAAATGGACCTGGGTTCCCACTCTACAGAGGAGCACTGCGGGGTCACTGAGCACAGTCAGGGTTCCAGCTTTGAAGGACCTTGTCCTGCAGACAGGGAGGTAAGCAATATGTGTCCACAAACGGCTGTCGTGGAAGAGAAGACATTCTTGGGCTTTAAGGGGGACTGCAGATCCTTTCCAGGTCATCAAAGGAAGCAAGGTAGTCCGCTGATTTGTCTCCCTCTGAGACATTTAGGGGGAGAGCGCCTCACTTGCCAGAAAGACCAAGGACTGCACCGCAGACGCCCACCTTTCTCTTCCTCATCCGGCGACACACCCTTCCTCCTGCCAACATCCCAACTCCTGTACACTCTGGGGACCAGCTCTTCTCAAATGCTGGCGCGGGGAACAGCCTATTTACCGCAGTTGAGGCGATTTTACTGGGAAATTCTCTACTTAGGAGCTCCTTGGAGAGGGAAAGCCTCACGGATTCGGCGGAGGTCTTAATCTGGAGATGTCCAAATTTACGGGAAACCCTCCCCACCATTTGTTTCCAGGCTGTATTTTGGAGTTCTCAGATTAGGACCCACTGGATTGGGGGCAAGATTTGTATGAGGGGGTCTCCAGCAGCTTGGGGGCTGGCCGCGTGCCAGGCCTGACTCCGTGTCCCCCACCCCCGGCTGCGCCTGGGCCTCGGGGGACCGGGAACCAGCCGGCGCCGCGTCCCCGCCTAGCgggcgggccgggggcggggacCCCACCCCTCCGCCCGTCCCCTCCTCCGCTGCTGCCGCCTCCCGGAGGGACGGCccggggaggggagagaggagggacgGGCCGGCGGCGGCGGGGCTGTGGCCACGGCGGAGCGGGTGGCGGCCGCGGGGCCCCGGTGAGCCGGGCCGGGGTGCACGGGGGCCGAGGCGGCCTCCGAGCCGG
This genomic stretch from Pongo pygmaeus isolate AG05252 chromosome 8, NHGRI_mPonPyg2-v2.0_pri, whole genome shotgun sequence harbors:
- the LOC134740160 gene encoding collagen alpha-1(I) chain-like; the encoded protein is MGRGRGRGLGGLGARGGGRRSVAAASRAPERSHVGCRGGGTGRGGGGDGGGEGGGGGGDGGRGAPRGRAPAGHAPPPPQPPRAPPAPRENSPRKPGRAPPPERDYNSREKVAWAVFPGLPTAPARLGGRLGPRAPRPGSPGPRGRHPLRRGHSPAAAGPSLLSPLPGPSLREAAAAEEGTGGGVGSPPPARPLGGDAAPAGSRSPEAQAQPGVGDTESGLARGQPPSCWRPPHTNLAPNPVGPNLRTPKYSLETNGGEGFP